The following proteins are co-located in the Pseudomonas sp. DY-1 genome:
- a CDS encoding S-methyl-5'-thioinosine phosphorylase: protein MTVYAIIGGTGLTQLEGLSMKALLHPDTPYGAPSAGIVRGEYAGHDVLFLARHGHPHRIPPHQVNYRANLWALKHAGAQAVIAVNAVGGIHPAMGSGHLVVPHQVIDYTHGRVGTFFEGDLDHVTHIDFSHPYDEVLRGQLLSALNACDFPHSDFGVYGCTQGPRLETVAEITRLERDGCDIVGMTGMPEAALARELNLPYACLSLVVNPAAGKSEGIITMAEIEAALAAGIGKVRSVLAHVLKA from the coding sequence ATGACCGTCTACGCCATCATTGGTGGTACAGGCCTGACCCAGCTCGAAGGCCTGAGCATGAAAGCGCTGCTGCATCCTGACACGCCTTACGGTGCACCCTCGGCCGGTATCGTTCGTGGTGAGTACGCCGGGCACGATGTGTTGTTCCTCGCTCGCCATGGCCACCCGCATCGCATTCCGCCGCACCAGGTGAACTACCGGGCGAACCTCTGGGCCCTCAAGCATGCGGGCGCCCAGGCGGTGATCGCGGTGAACGCGGTGGGCGGCATTCATCCGGCCATGGGCAGCGGCCACCTTGTGGTGCCGCATCAGGTGATCGACTACACCCACGGTCGCGTCGGTACTTTTTTCGAGGGTGACCTGGACCACGTCACCCATATCGATTTCAGCCACCCGTATGACGAAGTGCTACGCGGCCAGTTGCTTTCCGCACTGAATGCCTGCGATTTCCCGCATAGCGATTTCGGCGTCTACGGCTGCACCCAGGGGCCACGCCTGGAGACCGTTGCCGAAATCACCCGCCTTGAGCGCGATGGCTGCGACATTGTCGGCATGACCGGCATGCCCGAAGCTGCGCTGGCTCGTGAGTTGAACCTGCCCTATGCGTGCCTGTCTCTGGTGGTCAATCCGGCTGCCGGAAAGTCCGAAGGCATTATCACCATGGCCGAGATCGAAGCCGCTCTGGCCGCGGGTATCGGCAAGGTTCGCAGCGTCCTGGCCCACGTGCTGAAAGCCTGA
- the nagZ gene encoding beta-N-acetylhexosaminidase, with protein sequence MQGSLMLDIGGTWLTAEDRQILRQPEVAGLIIFARNIESPRQVRELCASIRAVRPDLILAVDQEGGRVQRLRQGFLRLPAMRALADNDNAEQLAEQCGWLMATEVLAVGLDISFAPVLDLDHQRSAVVGSRAFEGDPERAAHLAGSFIRGLREAGMAATGKHFPGHGWAEADSHVAIPTDERSLEQIRASDLIPFARLASELDGMMPAHVIYPKVDNQPAGFSRRWLQEILRGELKFSGVIFSDDLSMAGAHVVGDAAERIEAALTAGCDMGLVCNDRAAAELALERLQRLGATPPASLARMRRRAFPGTEYRQDPRWLQATAALREAQLID encoded by the coding sequence ATGCAAGGTTCCCTGATGCTGGATATCGGCGGCACCTGGTTGACCGCTGAGGATCGGCAGATCCTCCGACAGCCAGAAGTTGCCGGTCTGATCATCTTCGCCCGCAATATCGAAAGCCCGCGTCAGGTACGCGAGCTTTGTGCGTCCATCCGTGCCGTTCGTCCGGACCTGATTCTTGCCGTCGATCAGGAAGGCGGCCGCGTACAGCGCCTGCGACAGGGTTTCCTGCGCCTTCCCGCGATGCGGGCCCTGGCCGACAACGACAACGCGGAGCAACTGGCTGAACAGTGCGGCTGGTTGATGGCGACCGAAGTACTGGCGGTAGGCTTGGACATCAGCTTTGCCCCGGTGCTGGATCTCGACCACCAGCGCAGCGCTGTGGTGGGGAGTCGTGCGTTCGAAGGCGACCCCGAACGCGCTGCGCATCTGGCTGGTTCGTTCATCCGTGGGCTGCGTGAGGCCGGCATGGCTGCTACCGGCAAGCACTTCCCTGGACACGGCTGGGCGGAGGCCGATTCTCATGTGGCGATTCCCACGGACGAGCGCAGCCTTGAGCAGATTCGAGCGAGCGACCTGATCCCCTTCGCCCGCCTTGCGTCCGAGCTGGACGGCATGATGCCCGCCCACGTCATCTACCCGAAGGTGGATAACCAGCCGGCTGGTTTCTCCCGGCGTTGGCTGCAGGAAATCCTGCGTGGGGAACTGAAGTTCTCCGGCGTCATCTTCAGCGATGACCTGTCCATGGCCGGTGCCCATGTGGTGGGCGACGCCGCCGAGCGCATCGAGGCAGCCCTGACCGCGGGTTGCGACATGGGGTTGGTGTGCAACGATCGCGCAGCCGCCGAGTTGGCCCTGGAGCGCCTGCAGCGCTTGGGAGCGACGCCGCCGGCCAGCCTCGCGCGCATGCGCCGCCGCGCTTTCCCCGGTACCGAATACCGCCAGGACCCCCGCTGGCTGCAGGCGACTGCAGCATTGCGTGAAGCCCAGTTGATCGATTGA
- a CDS encoding L,D-transpeptidase, with the protein MQYLDLLHISIADQQLYGFADGQLVLRMSVSTALNGAGETNGSNCTPRGLHQVRAKIGGGLPLGAVLRGRRWTGEVWNVELHGRFPGRDWILSRIMWLSGREPGRNRLGSVDSFRRYIYLHGTPDTEPMGVPRSHGCIRLRNTDVLELFDRVPVHCAVRIDEAPCPDWAAAQLS; encoded by the coding sequence ATGCAATACCTTGATCTCCTGCATATCTCCATCGCTGACCAGCAGCTCTACGGCTTTGCCGACGGGCAGTTGGTGCTGCGCATGTCTGTCTCTACCGCGCTCAACGGTGCGGGTGAGACCAATGGCTCCAATTGCACGCCCCGTGGACTTCACCAGGTTCGCGCGAAGATTGGCGGCGGTCTGCCCTTGGGGGCGGTGCTGCGTGGTCGGCGCTGGACTGGTGAGGTCTGGAATGTCGAGCTGCACGGGCGTTTTCCGGGAAGGGATTGGATACTGAGTCGCATTATGTGGCTCAGCGGTCGAGAGCCAGGTCGCAACCGCCTTGGTAGTGTCGACAGCTTCCGCCGCTATATCTACCTGCATGGCACGCCAGATACCGAGCCAATGGGCGTGCCTCGTTCCCATGGGTGCATTCGTCTGCGCAATACGGATGTGCTGGAACTCTTCGATCGAGTGCCCGTCCACTGTGCGGTACGCATTGACGAAGCGCCCTGCCCGGACTGGGCGGCGGCGCAACTCTCTTAA
- a CDS encoding TetR/AcrR family transcriptional regulator, translated as MAQSETVERILDAAEQLFAEKGFAETSLRLITSKAGVNLAAVNYHFGSKKALIQAVFSRFLGPFCQSLERELDRRQAKAENKASLEELLEMLVEQALAVKPRSGNDLSIFMRLLGLAFSQSQGHLRKYLEEVYGKVFRRYMLLVNESAPRVPPLELFWRVHFMLGAAAFSMSGIKALRAMAENDFGVNTSIEQVMRLMVPFLAAGMRAETGVTDEVLASAMLKPRSKAPAAPAKA; from the coding sequence ATGGCCCAGTCGGAAACCGTAGAACGCATTCTGGATGCTGCGGAACAGCTGTTCGCGGAGAAGGGCTTCGCCGAGACTTCGTTGCGCCTGATCACCAGCAAAGCTGGGGTCAATCTGGCGGCGGTGAACTATCACTTCGGTTCGAAGAAGGCGTTGATTCAGGCGGTCTTCTCGCGTTTCCTTGGCCCCTTCTGTCAGAGCCTGGAGCGAGAGCTGGATCGTCGCCAGGCCAAGGCCGAAAACAAGGCCAGCCTCGAGGAGTTGCTGGAAATGCTCGTCGAGCAGGCCCTTGCGGTAAAGCCTCGTAGCGGAAATGACCTTTCTATCTTCATGCGCTTGCTCGGTCTCGCATTCAGTCAGAGCCAGGGGCACTTGCGCAAGTATCTGGAAGAGGTTTACGGCAAGGTCTTCCGTCGTTACATGCTGCTGGTAAATGAGTCTGCACCAAGGGTTCCCCCGTTGGAGCTGTTCTGGCGGGTGCACTTCATGCTTGGCGCCGCGGCATTCAGCATGTCTGGGATCAAGGCGTTGCGTGCCATGGCGGAAAACGACTTTGGCGTGAATACCTCGATCGAACAAGTCATGCGACTGATGGTGCCCTTCCTGGCGGCCGGCATGCGTGCCGAGACCGGCGTTACCGACGAGGTGCTGGCGAGCGCAATGCTGAAACCACGGAGCAAGGCCCCGGCAGCCCCCGCCAAGGCTTAA
- the lexA gene encoding transcriptional repressor LexA — protein MLKLTPRQAEILAFIKRCLEDNGFPPTRAEIAQELGFKSPNAAEEHLKALARKGAIEMTPGASRGIRIPGFEPGNSEDDGLPVIGRVAAGAPILAQQNIEESCRINPDFFHPRADYLLRVRGMSMKDIGIYDGDLLAVHSTREARNGQVVVARLGEEVTVKRFKREGEKVWLIAENPEFAPIEVNLDEQDLVIEGLSVGVIRR, from the coding sequence ATGCTGAAACTGACGCCCCGCCAAGCTGAGATTCTCGCATTCATCAAGCGCTGCCTTGAAGACAATGGCTTCCCTCCGACTCGAGCGGAGATAGCTCAGGAACTTGGCTTCAAGTCACCCAACGCCGCCGAAGAGCATCTCAAGGCGCTGGCACGAAAAGGTGCGATTGAGATGACCCCGGGTGCTTCCCGCGGCATTCGCATCCCCGGCTTCGAGCCCGGCAACAGCGAAGATGATGGACTGCCGGTGATTGGCCGCGTCGCTGCAGGCGCGCCAATCCTCGCGCAGCAGAACATCGAGGAATCTTGCCGCATCAATCCCGACTTCTTCCATCCCCGAGCCGACTACCTGCTGCGCGTTCGCGGCATGTCGATGAAAGATATCGGCATCTACGACGGAGACCTGCTCGCCGTCCATAGTACCCGCGAAGCCCGAAATGGCCAGGTTGTCGTAGCTCGCCTGGGCGAAGAAGTCACGGTCAAGCGCTTCAAGCGTGAAGGCGAAAAGGTCTGGCTGATTGCCGAGAACCCGGAGTTCGCCCCAATCGAAGTCAACCTGGATGAACAGGATCTGGTGATCGAAGGTTTGAGTGTCGGCGTGATCCGCCGTTAA
- the sulA gene encoding SOS-induced cell division inhibitor SulA — protein sequence MQFPQSLGRSQLPLFHEAILANPVAPLLTDVVEETSKEEPDAFSELSLRGAAGHCRSLLASILRELSEEKDARWLTLIGAPAGLSRDWLRESGLNRERILILQPRGEQSALELACEALRLGRSHTVVSWLQLGQRAKRQLAQAARQGDAQSLNVLLG from the coding sequence ATGCAGTTCCCGCAGTCGCTTGGTCGGTCACAGCTCCCTCTGTTCCACGAGGCCATCCTGGCCAATCCCGTGGCGCCGCTGCTGACCGATGTGGTCGAAGAAACCAGCAAGGAAGAACCAGACGCGTTCAGTGAACTGTCGCTGCGCGGCGCTGCCGGGCATTGCCGCAGCCTGCTCGCCTCGATATTGCGGGAACTAAGTGAAGAGAAAGACGCACGCTGGCTGACACTGATCGGCGCCCCCGCTGGCCTCTCCCGGGATTGGCTGCGCGAGTCCGGCCTCAACCGCGAACGCATCCTGATCCTGCAACCACGCGGAGAGCAAAGTGCTCTTGAGCTGGCTTGCGAAGCCCTGCGCCTAGGCCGCAGCCATACGGTTGTGAGCTGGCTTCAGTTGGGACAACGGGCCAAACGCCAACTGGCCCAAGCTGCACGCCAAGGCGACGCGCAAAGCCTGAACGTTCTACTGGGATGA
- a CDS encoding DUF6586 family protein, with protein sequence MAHELYTRTNQKIFFAGLSLESWSKAEEGKAMNAQALVQSEREAVLFHLYGALLGLCHEIAGYYRLPEAGAPRVELLLTPEVLAAAPSPELAELVELAQQRETWLAELLVAYRALFQPPQAPKQAKIDPTLPLITAVSIGEEEKPLSREVLESWRQNLKSLALRFRETLSEC encoded by the coding sequence ATGGCCCATGAGCTTTATACCCGCACCAACCAGAAAATCTTCTTCGCTGGCCTGTCGCTGGAGTCCTGGAGCAAGGCGGAAGAGGGCAAGGCCATGAATGCCCAGGCGTTGGTGCAATCCGAGCGCGAGGCGGTACTGTTCCACCTCTACGGTGCGCTTCTTGGCCTGTGCCACGAAATTGCCGGTTACTATCGCCTTCCAGAAGCAGGTGCGCCGCGAGTCGAGTTGCTACTGACGCCGGAAGTCCTGGCTGCTGCGCCTAGTCCTGAGCTGGCTGAGTTGGTGGAGTTGGCCCAGCAGCGTGAAACATGGCTGGCTGAGCTGCTCGTTGCTTATCGCGCATTATTCCAGCCACCTCAGGCGCCGAAGCAGGCAAAGATCGACCCGACTCTACCGTTGATCACCGCAGTCAGCATAGGTGAGGAAGAAAAGCCGTTGTCGCGTGAAGTCCTGGAATCATGGCGGCAAAATCTGAAATCGCTTGCGTTGCGCTTCCGGGAAACACTCAGCGAGTGCTGA
- the topA gene encoding type I DNA topoisomerase, with product MGKSLVIVESPAKAKTINKYLGNQYVVKSSIGHIRDLPTSGSASTAKEPAKRGKTAGEAPALSAKEKAKRQLVARMGVDPEHGWKAKYEILPGKEKVIDELRRLAKDADTIYLATDLDREGEAIAWHLRESIGGDDSRYKRVVFNEITKKAIQEAFSQPGDLDINRVNAQQARRFLDRVVGYMVSPLLWQKIARGLSAGRVQSVAVKLVVEREREIRAFVPEEYWEVHADLGTAKGAKVRFEVARENGEAFKPLNESQAMAALEKLKASSYSVAKREDKPTSSRPSAPFITSTLQQAASNRLGFGVKKTMMMAQRLYEAGYITYMRTDSTNLSADAITMVRGFIEGEFGQKYLPSKPNVYSSKEGAQEAHEAIRPSDVNLRPTQLSGMERDAERLYDLIWRQFVACQMPPAEYLSTSVSVTASKFELRAKGRILKFDGYTRVLPQQSKPGEDDVLPEMSEGELLKLLNLEPSQHFTKPPARYSEASLVKELEKRGIGRPSTYAAIISTIQERGYVTVHNRRFYAEKMGDIVTERLNESFANLMDYGFTAGMEEHLDDVAQGERDWKHLLDEFYGDFRKKLELAEGADKGMRANQPTPTDISCRDCGRPMMIRTASTGVFLGCSGYSLPPKERCKATINLVPGDEIAADDEGESESRVLRGKHRCPICATAMDAYLLDETRKLHICGNNPDCSGYEIEQGQYRIKGYEGPSLECDKCGSEMQLKTGRFGKFFGCTNASCKNTRKLLKSGEAAPPKIDPIRMPELKCEKVDDIYVLRDGASGLFLAASQFPKNRETRAPLVQELIPHKDELDAKYHYLLDAPKKDPEGRPAVIRFSRKTKEQYVQTEVEGKPTGWRAFFDGGKWKVEDKR from the coding sequence ATGGGCAAATCGCTGGTCATCGTGGAATCCCCGGCCAAGGCCAAGACCATCAACAAGTACCTGGGCAACCAGTACGTGGTGAAGTCGAGCATCGGCCATATCCGTGACCTCCCTACCAGCGGTTCAGCCAGTACCGCCAAGGAGCCGGCCAAGCGCGGCAAGACTGCTGGCGAAGCGCCGGCCCTGTCCGCCAAGGAGAAAGCCAAGCGCCAGTTGGTTGCTCGCATGGGCGTCGACCCAGAGCACGGTTGGAAAGCCAAGTACGAGATCCTGCCCGGCAAGGAGAAGGTGATCGACGAGTTGCGCCGCCTGGCCAAGGATGCCGACACCATCTATCTCGCAACCGACTTGGACCGCGAAGGGGAGGCCATTGCCTGGCACCTGCGGGAATCCATCGGTGGTGATGACAGCCGCTACAAGCGCGTTGTGTTCAACGAGATCACCAAGAAGGCCATTCAGGAAGCCTTCTCCCAGCCCGGCGACCTCGATATCAACCGCGTGAACGCCCAGCAGGCCCGTCGCTTCCTCGACCGCGTCGTGGGCTACATGGTCTCGCCGTTGCTCTGGCAGAAGATTGCTCGTGGCCTGTCTGCCGGTCGCGTGCAATCAGTAGCGGTGAAGCTGGTGGTGGAGCGCGAACGCGAGATCCGCGCATTCGTTCCGGAAGAGTACTGGGAAGTGCACGCTGACCTTGGCACCGCCAAGGGCGCGAAGGTGCGTTTCGAAGTGGCGCGTGAGAACGGCGAGGCCTTCAAGCCGCTGAACGAATCCCAGGCCATGGCGGCGCTGGAGAAGCTCAAGGCTTCCAGTTACTCCGTTGCCAAGCGCGAAGACAAGCCAACCTCCAGTCGCCCCTCCGCGCCGTTTATTACATCCACCTTGCAACAGGCCGCGAGCAATCGCCTGGGTTTCGGGGTGAAGAAAACCATGATGATGGCCCAGCGCCTCTACGAGGCCGGCTACATCACCTATATGCGTACCGACTCGACCAACCTCTCGGCCGATGCCATCACCATGGTGCGTGGCTTCATCGAGGGGGAATTCGGCCAGAAGTACCTACCGTCCAAGCCAAACGTCTATTCCAGCAAGGAAGGCGCTCAGGAAGCGCACGAGGCCATTCGCCCGTCCGACGTCAATCTGCGTCCCACTCAGTTGTCTGGTATGGAGCGTGATGCCGAGCGCCTGTATGACCTGATCTGGCGCCAGTTCGTGGCCTGCCAGATGCCGCCGGCGGAATACCTGTCCACCAGCGTCAGCGTCACTGCCAGCAAGTTTGAGCTGCGTGCAAAGGGGCGCATTCTCAAGTTCGATGGTTACACTCGCGTCCTGCCACAGCAGAGCAAGCCTGGCGAGGATGACGTACTCCCGGAAATGAGCGAGGGCGAACTGCTCAAGCTACTCAACCTCGAGCCCAGCCAGCACTTCACCAAGCCGCCGGCGCGGTACTCCGAGGCCAGCCTGGTGAAGGAACTGGAAAAGCGGGGCATTGGTCGTCCGTCCACCTACGCGGCAATCATCTCCACCATTCAGGAGCGCGGCTACGTAACGGTGCACAACCGTCGTTTCTACGCGGAAAAGATGGGCGACATCGTCACGGAGCGGCTGAACGAAAGCTTCGCCAACCTGATGGACTATGGCTTTACCGCCGGCATGGAAGAGCATCTGGATGACGTAGCCCAGGGCGAGCGTGACTGGAAGCATCTGCTGGACGAGTTCTATGGCGACTTCAGGAAGAAGCTCGAGCTGGCGGAAGGCGCTGACAAGGGCATGCGTGCCAACCAGCCAACCCCGACCGATATTTCCTGCCGTGACTGCGGTCGCCCAATGATGATCCGTACCGCTTCTACCGGCGTGTTCCTTGGTTGCTCGGGCTATAGCCTGCCGCCGAAAGAGCGTTGCAAGGCCACCATCAACCTGGTGCCGGGCGATGAGATTGCCGCGGACGACGAAGGTGAGTCGGAGTCCCGCGTATTACGCGGCAAGCATCGTTGCCCGATCTGCGCCACTGCGATGGACGCTTATCTGCTGGATGAAACCCGCAAGCTGCATATCTGTGGCAACAACCCGGATTGCTCAGGCTATGAGATCGAGCAGGGCCAGTACCGCATCAAGGGGTATGAAGGTCCGAGCCTGGAGTGTGACAAGTGCGGTAGCGAGATGCAGCTCAAGACGGGTCGGTTTGGCAAGTTCTTCGGTTGCACCAACGCGAGCTGCAAGAACACCCGCAAGTTGCTGAAGAGCGGTGAAGCAGCGCCGCCGAAGATCGATCCGATCCGTATGCCGGAATTGAAATGCGAGAAGGTCGATGACATCTACGTGCTGCGTGATGGTGCTTCCGGCCTGTTCCTGGCAGCCAGCCAGTTCCCGAAGAATCGCGAAACGCGCGCCCCCTTGGTTCAGGAGCTGATTCCGCACAAGGACGAGCTGGATGCCAAGTATCACTACCTGCTGGATGCGCCGAAGAAAGACCCGGAGGGGCGCCCGGCGGTGATCCGTTTCAGCCGCAAGACCAAGGAGCAATATGTGCAGACCGAGGTCGAAGGCAAACCAACCGGTTGGCGCGCCTTCTTCGATGGCGGCAAGTGGAAGGTCGAAGACAAGCGCTGA
- a CDS encoding DUF1653 domain-containing protein, whose protein sequence is MSLQPGLYRHYKGQQYRVIGIARHSETEEELVVYQALYGEFGLWVRPLSMFTETVQVDGEQIARFALVSAEPDLFPQP, encoded by the coding sequence ATGAGCCTGCAACCGGGTCTCTATCGTCACTACAAGGGTCAGCAGTACCGTGTCATCGGTATTGCACGACATTCCGAGACGGAGGAAGAACTGGTGGTCTACCAGGCCCTCTATGGCGAATTCGGCCTTTGGGTGCGACCGCTCAGCATGTTCACCGAAACGGTTCAGGTGGACGGCGAGCAGATTGCGCGCTTCGCCTTGGTGAGTGCGGAGCCGGACCTATTTCCTCAGCCCTGA
- the fadA gene encoding acetyl-CoA C-acyltransferase FadA: MSLNPRDAVIVDFGRTPMGRSKGGMHRNTRAEDMSAHLISKLLERNTKVDPAEVEDVIWGCVNQTLEQGWNIARMASLMTQIPHTSAGQTVSRLCGSSMSALHTAVQAIQTGNGDVFVVGGVEHMGHVGMMHGVDPNPHMSLYAAKASGMMGLTAEMLGKMHGISREAQDQFGVRSHQLAHKATVEGKFKDEIIPMQGYDENGFLKVFDFDETIRPETTLESLASLKPAFNPKGGTVTAGTSSQITDGASCMIVMSAQRAQDLGIQPMAVVRAMAVAGVDPAIMGYGPVPSTQKALKRAGLTMDDIDFVELNEAFAAQALPVLKDLKLLDKMEQKVNLHGGAIALGHPFGCSGARISGTLLNVMKQNGGTLGVSTMCVGLGQGITTIFERV, from the coding sequence ATGAGCCTGAATCCTAGAGATGCAGTCATTGTCGACTTCGGCCGCACCCCGATGGGTCGCTCCAAGGGTGGCATGCACCGCAACACCCGCGCCGAAGATATGTCGGCGCACCTGATCAGCAAGCTGCTGGAGCGCAACACCAAGGTCGACCCGGCGGAAGTCGAGGATGTGATCTGGGGCTGCGTTAACCAGACGCTGGAGCAGGGCTGGAACATCGCACGCATGGCGTCGCTGATGACCCAGATCCCTCACACCAGCGCCGGCCAGACCGTCAGTCGTCTGTGCGGTTCCTCCATGAGCGCCCTGCACACCGCCGTGCAGGCCATCCAGACCGGCAACGGCGACGTATTCGTGGTCGGCGGTGTGGAGCACATGGGCCACGTCGGCATGATGCACGGCGTTGATCCGAACCCGCATATGTCCCTGTATGCCGCCAAAGCGTCCGGCATGATGGGCCTGACCGCCGAAATGCTCGGCAAGATGCATGGCATCAGCCGTGAAGCCCAGGATCAGTTCGGTGTGCGTTCGCACCAACTGGCCCACAAGGCCACCGTCGAAGGCAAGTTCAAGGATGAAATCATCCCGATGCAAGGCTACGACGAGAACGGCTTCCTGAAGGTGTTCGACTTTGACGAGACCATTCGTCCGGAGACCACCCTGGAAAGCCTGGCCAGCCTGAAGCCAGCGTTCAACCCGAAAGGCGGCACCGTGACTGCGGGTACTTCCTCGCAGATCACTGACGGCGCTTCCTGCATGATCGTGATGAGCGCCCAGCGTGCCCAGGACCTGGGTATTCAGCCGATGGCCGTAGTACGTGCCATGGCGGTTGCCGGCGTAGATCCGGCGATCATGGGTTACGGCCCCGTGCCGTCCACCCAGAAGGCGCTGAAACGCGCTGGCCTGACCATGGACGACATCGACTTCGTCGAACTCAACGAAGCCTTCGCTGCCCAGGCCCTGCCGGTGCTGAAAGACCTCAAGCTCCTCGACAAGATGGAGCAGAAGGTCAACCTGCACGGCGGTGCAATTGCCCTGGGTCACCCGTTCGGCTGCTCTGGTGCCCGTATCTCCGGTACCCTGCTGAACGTGATGAAGCAGAACGGCGGTACTCTGGGCGTGTCCACCATGTGCGTGGGTCTCGGCCAGGGCATCACCACCATCTTCGAGCGCGTATAA